The following coding sequences are from one Ficedula albicollis isolate OC2 chromosome 14, FicAlb1.5, whole genome shotgun sequence window:
- the LOC101817552 gene encoding zinc finger protein 501-like, with protein sequence MISHMDQEEELWFSHIRAYRVKSETVLSSSCAAADGIVSKKEKNPHQGIPGPAESEVLLSGLSKENNSQSPVQDSVVPQRSERVQRPLEKRQSRVMLRGKSFRKLPDVTRQRNSSVRRLMICGDCGKSFRVSSNLIQHRRIHTGEKPFSCTECGGRFRQRSHLTQHQRMHTGERPYECSECGKGFSVSSKLLRHQVTHTGEKPFRCAECGKSFCGNSQLVQHRRVHTGERPYTCSSCGSSFSLSSALARHRRVHSGEKPYGCGECGKSFSQSSELVKHRRVHSGEKPYKCSECGKGFTVSSALIQHRRFHAGERPYGCSECGKSFTVSSQLIQHRCFHTGERRFECAECGKSFLWRSALLRHRRVHSGERPYACTDCGDSFRQSAHLTQHRRTHTGERPYACADCGRGFAVSSALLRHRRLHSAGQP encoded by the exons ATGATCTCCCACATGGATCAGGAGGAGGAACTGTGGTTTTCCCACATTCGCGCCTACCGAGTGAAGTCCGAgacagtgctgagcagcagttgTGCAG CTGCAGATGGGATTGTGagcaaaaaagagaagaatccCCACCAAGGcatccctgggccagcagagtcTGAGGTTTTACTCTCAGGACTCTCCAAGGAGAACAATTCCCAGAGTCCTGTACAGGACTCAGTCGTCCCACAGAGATCAGAAAGGGTTCAGAGACCTCTGGAGAAGAGGCAAAGCCGAGTGATGCTGCGTGGGAAAAGTTTCAGGAAGCTGCCAGATGTTACCCGGCAGAGAAATTCCTCTGTGAGGAGACTGATGATATGTGGGGACTGCGGGAAGAGCTTCCGTGTGAGTTCCAACCTCATCCAGCATCGGAGaatccacactggggagaaaCCCTTCTCCTGCACGGAGTGCGGGGGGCGTTTCCGGCAGCGCTCCCATCTCACCCAGCACCAGAGGATGCACACGGGAGAGAGACCCTACGAGTGCTCCGAGTGCGGCAAGGGCTTCAGCGTGAGCTCCAAGCTGCTGCGCCACCAGGTGACCCACACCGGGGAGAAGCCCTTCAGGTGTGCCGAGTGCGGCAAGAGCTTCTGCGGGAACTCGCAGCTGGTGCAGCACCGGCGGGTGCACACCGGGGAGAGGCCCTACACGTGCAGCAGCTGCGGGAGCAGCTTCAGCCTGAGCTCGGCTCTGGCTCGGCACCGGCGCGTCCACAGCGGGGAGAAGCCCTACGGCTGCGGCGAGTGCGGGAAGAGCTTCAGCCAGAGCTCCGAGCTCGTGAAGCACCGGCGGGTGCACAGCGGGGAGAAGCCGTACAAGTGCTCCGAGTGCGGGAAGGGCTTCACCGTCAGCTCGGCCCTCATCCAGCACCGCCGGTTCCACGCGGGAGAGCGGCCTTACGGGTGCTCCGAGTGCGGGAAGAGCTTCACGGTGAGCTCCCAGCTCATCCAGCACCGCTGCTTCCACACCGGGGAGCGCCGCTTCGAGTGCGCGGAGTGCGGGAAGAGCTTCCTGTGGAGGTCGGCGCTGCTGCGGCACCGGCGGGTGCACAGCGGGGAGCGGCCGTACGCGTGTACCGACTGCGGGGACAGCTTCAGGCAGAGCGCCCACCTCACCCAGCACCGCCGCACCCACACGGGCGAGCGGCCCTACGCCTGTGCCGACTGCGGCAGGGGCTTCGCCGTCAGCTCCGCGCTGCTGCGGCACCGGCGCCTCCACAGCGCGGGGCAGCCCTAG